Proteins encoded within one genomic window of Bombina bombina isolate aBomBom1 chromosome 1, aBomBom1.pri, whole genome shotgun sequence:
- the LOC128658229 gene encoding endonuclease 8-like 1 translates to MPCRRLWENVLSHLTDNAFDKPICEVMLNQKYFNGIGNYLRAEILHRLQIPPFVQARPILEALKHPHQDSDVSLSKKIKIKKENPDLLQLCNLVPLEVIKLGGKGYDPEQSNDYSVFVKWLRCYFVPGMNSLRDHNGRTIWFQGDPGPLAPKGQKAKKKFPSIGTKRKPVKVEKTEVKRSVKKILLKKEDTEIKHEENAVKVTVKRRVKRTGDKMENGKRGRKTSSDRSTALDTDSPAQKGGNNTPAVKTRPQRHKSSTTPISIDSPKPKMRELRKIAGRQRTTKRKS, encoded by the coding sequence ATGCCATGCAGAAGACTATGGGAAAATGTCTTGAGTCATCTCACAGATAATGCTTTTGACAAACCAATTTGTGAAGTTATGCTGAATCAGAAGTATTTCAATGGCATTGGGAATTATCTGCGGGCTGAGATCCTACACAGGCTACAGATTCCCCCTTTTGTGCAAGCTCGCCCCATTCTTGAAGCTTTGAAGCATCCGCATCAGGACAGTGATGTCTCTCTCAGTAAGAAAATAAAGATTAAGAAGGAGAATCCTGATCTGCTGCAATTATGCAATTTAGTGCCTTTGGAGGTCATTAAACTAGGAGGAAAAGGTTATGATCCTGAGCAATCAAATGATTACTCTGTCTTCGTGAAGTGGCTGCGTTGTTACTTTGTACCAGGAATGAACTCTCTCCGAGACCATAATGGGCGGACAATTTGGTTCCAGGGTGATCCAGGACCTCTTGCACCAAAGGGGCAGAAAGCAAAGAAGAAATTTCCATCTATAGGAACAAAGAGGAAGCCTGTGAAGGTAGAGAAAACAGAAGTAAAAAGGAGTGTAAAAAAGATTCTTTTAAAGAAAGAGGACACAGAAATAAAGCATGAAGAGAATGCTGTAAAGGTTACAGTTAAGAGGAGAGTGAAAAGGACTGGAGACAAAATGGAGAATGGGAAGAGAGGAAGGAAAACTTCTTCTGATAGAAGTACTGCATTAGATACAGATTCCCCGGCTCAGAAGGGGGGTAATAATACACCAGCAGTTAAAACCAGACCCCAAAGACACAAGTCTAGCACTACCCCCATAAGTATAGATTCGCCAAAGCCAAAAATGAGAGAGCTGCGGAAAATTGCTGGACGTCAAAGGACCACAAAACGCAAGTCTTGA